The proteins below come from a single Fusobacterium nucleatum genomic window:
- a CDS encoding DUF502 domain-containing protein: protein MRLKKNFYTGLLMILPVVITYYIFNWLFNLTFRIINNTIIIKVLKKIVYFSFGEKADAFYIQMLVYIVAALIIVFSITLLGYMTKVVFFSKIIKKTTNVLEKIPIIKTVYSTSRQIIEVIHSDNGESVYKKVVAIEYPKSGMYVIGFITADKNIILKDFLADKEIVNVFVPTSPNPTSGFLLCVPKEDIHYLNITVERAFKLIISGGYITEELVKEKEENISE, encoded by the coding sequence ATGAGATTAAAGAAAAATTTTTATACAGGCTTATTAATGATACTTCCGGTTGTAATAACATATTATATTTTTAATTGGCTTTTTAATTTAACATTTAGAATAATAAATAACACTATAATTATAAAAGTCTTAAAAAAAATAGTTTACTTTAGTTTTGGAGAAAAAGCAGATGCTTTTTATATACAAATGCTTGTGTATATAGTGGCAGCTTTAATAATAGTTTTTTCTATAACTTTGCTTGGTTATATGACAAAGGTAGTTTTTTTCTCCAAGATTATAAAAAAAACGACAAATGTTTTAGAAAAAATACCAATTATAAAAACTGTATACTCAACAAGTAGGCAGATTATAGAAGTTATACATTCAGATAATGGTGAAAGTGTGTATAAAAAAGTTGTAGCAATAGAATATCCCAAAAGTGGTATGTATGTTATTGGTTTTATAACAGCTGATAAGAATATAATATTAAAAGACTTTTTAGCTGATAAAGAAATTGTAAATGTGTTTGTACCAACTTCACCAAATCCAACTTCTGGTTTCTTGTTATGTGTACCTAAAGAAGATATACATTATTTGAATATAACTGTTGAAAGGGCATTTAAACTTATTATCTCAGGTGGGTATATAACAGAAGAATTAGTGAAAGAAAAAGAAGAAAATATAAGTGAATAA
- a CDS encoding RelA/SpoT family protein encodes MNYWEQLLDKAKANHLNLDLDKIKLALGFAEESHQGQYRKSGDDYIVHPVEVAKILMDMKMDTDTIVAGLLHDVVEDTLIPIADIKYNFGDTVATLVDGVTKLKALPNGTKNQAENIRKMILAMAENIRVILIKLADRLHNMRTLKFMKPEKQQSISKETLDIYAPLAHRLGMAKVKSELEDIAFSYLHHDEFLEIKRLVDNTKEERKDYIENFIRTMIRTLSDLGIKAEVKGRFKHFYSIYRKMYQKGKEFDDIYDLMGVRIIVEDKATCYHVLGIVHSQYTPVPGRFKDYIAVPKSNNYQSIHTTIVGPLGKFIEIQIRTKDMDDIAEEGIAAHWNYKENKKSSKDDNIYGWLRHIIEFQNESDSTEDFIEGVTGDIDRGTVFTFSPKGDIIELPVGATALDFAFMVHTQVGCKCVGAKVNGRMVTIDHKLKSGDKVEIITSKNSKGPSIDWLDIVVTHGAKGKIRKFLKDENKETVTKIGKDNLEKEASKLGMTLKELENDPTLKKHMEKNNITSLDEFYFYIGEKRSRLDILINKIKINLEKERAASTLTIEEVLKKKEEKKKEGKNDFGIVIDGINNTLIRFAKCCTPLPGDEIGGFVTKLTGITVHRKDCPNFHAMIEKDPSREILVKWDENLIETKMNKYNFTFTVVLNDRPSILMEIVNLIANHKINITSVNSHEVKKDGDRVIKVKISIEIKGKTEYDYLISNILKLKDVISVER; translated from the coding sequence ATGAACTATTGGGAACAATTATTAGATAAAGCAAAAGCAAATCATTTGAATTTAGATTTAGATAAAATTAAATTAGCATTAGGTTTTGCAGAAGAAAGCCACCAAGGGCAATATAGAAAATCAGGTGATGATTATATTGTTCACCCTGTTGAAGTTGCAAAAATTTTAATGGATATGAAAATGGATACTGATACAATTGTAGCAGGACTTTTGCATGATGTTGTAGAAGATACATTGATTCCAATAGCAGATATAAAATATAATTTTGGAGATACAGTTGCTACACTTGTTGATGGGGTAACAAAATTAAAAGCTTTACCAAATGGAACTAAAAACCAAGCAGAAAATATAAGAAAGATGATTCTAGCTATGGCTGAAAATATTAGGGTTATTCTTATAAAATTAGCTGATAGACTTCATAATATGAGAACATTAAAATTTATGAAGCCTGAAAAACAACAATCTATTTCAAAGGAAACTTTGGATATTTATGCGCCACTTGCCCATAGACTAGGTATGGCAAAAGTTAAGTCAGAACTTGAAGACATAGCTTTTAGTTATCTACACCATGATGAATTTTTAGAAATAAAAAGATTGGTGGATAACACAAAAGAAGAAAGAAAAGATTATATTGAAAATTTCATTAGAACTATGATAAGAACTCTATCTGATTTAGGTATAAAAGCAGAAGTAAAGGGAAGATTTAAACATTTTTATAGTATATATAGAAAAATGTATCAAAAAGGTAAAGAGTTTGATGATATTTATGACCTCATGGGGGTTAGAATAATAGTAGAAGATAAAGCTACTTGTTATCATGTTTTAGGCATAGTCCATAGTCAATACACACCTGTTCCTGGAAGATTTAAAGACTATATAGCAGTGCCAAAATCTAATAACTATCAATCTATACATACAACAATAGTTGGACCTTTGGGAAAATTTATAGAAATACAAATTAGAACAAAAGATATGGATGATATAGCAGAAGAAGGTATCGCAGCCCACTGGAACTACAAAGAAAATAAAAAGAGTAGTAAAGATGATAATATCTATGGTTGGTTAAGACATATTATAGAATTTCAAAATGAATCAGATTCAACAGAAGATTTTATTGAAGGGGTAACAGGAGATATAGATAGAGGTACTGTTTTTACTTTTTCACCTAAGGGAGATATTATAGAATTACCAGTTGGAGCAACAGCCTTAGACTTTGCATTTATGGTTCATACTCAAGTAGGTTGTAAATGTGTTGGAGCAAAAGTAAATGGAAGAATGGTAACCATAGACCATAAGCTAAAAAGTGGAGATAAGGTTGAAATAATTACTTCTAAAAACTCAAAAGGGCCAAGTATAGACTGGCTAGATATAGTTGTAACTCATGGTGCTAAGGGAAAAATTAGAAAGTTTTTAAAAGATGAAAATAAAGAAACTGTAACAAAAATTGGTAAAGATAATTTAGAAAAAGAAGCTTCTAAATTAGGAATGACTTTAAAAGAACTTGAAAATGATCCTACACTTAAAAAACATATGGAAAAAAATAATATTACTAGTTTAGATGAATTTTATTTCTATATTGGAGAAAAGAGAAGCAGACTTGACATCTTAATAAATAAGATAAAAATCAATTTAGAAAAAGAAAGAGCAGCTTCAACTTTAACTATTGAAGAAGTTTTAAAGAAAAAAGAAGAAAAGAAAAAAGAAGGTAAAAATGACTTTGGAATAGTTATAGATGGAATAAATAATACACTTATCAGATTTGCTAAGTGTTGTACTCCATTACCAGGAGATGAAATTGGAGGTTTTGTTACAAAACTTACTGGAATAACAGTTCATAGGAAAGACTGTCCAAATTTTCATGCTATGATAGAAAAAGATCCTAGTAGAGAAATTTTAGTTAAGTGGGATGAAAATTTAATAGAAACTAAGATGAATAAGTATAATTTTACTTTTACAGTTGTATTGAATGACAGACCAAGTATATTGATGGAAATTGTTAATTTGATAGCCAATCATAAAATTAATATTACTTCTGTAAATTCACATGAGGTAAAAAAAGATGGAGATAGAGTAATAAAAGTAAAAATATCAATAGAAATTAAAGGTAAAACTGAATATGATTATCTAATAAGTAATATTTTAAAATTAAAAGATGTCATTTCTGTTGAGCGTTAG
- a CDS encoding adenine phosphoribosyltransferase, whose product MDLKNYVATIENYPKEGILFRDITPLMNDGEAYKYATEKIVEFAKEHHIDIVVGPEARGFIFGCPVSYALGVGFVPVRKPGKLPREVIEYSYDLEYGSNKLCLHKDSIKPGQKVLVVDDLLATGGTVEATIKLVEELGGVVAGLAFLIELVDLKGRERLDKYPIITLMQY is encoded by the coding sequence ATGGATTTAAAAAATTATGTAGCAACAATAGAAAATTACCCAAAAGAAGGGATATTATTTAGAGATATAACACCACTTATGAATGATGGAGAAGCATATAAGTATGCAACAGAAAAAATAGTTGAATTTGCAAAAGAACATCATATTGATATAGTTGTTGGTCCAGAAGCAAGAGGTTTTATATTTGGCTGTCCTGTATCTTATGCTTTGGGAGTAGGTTTTGTCCCAGTTAGAAAACCTGGGAAATTACCTCGTGAAGTGATAGAATATTCTTATGATTTAGAATATGGTTCAAATAAATTATGTTTACATAAAGATTCAATAAAGCCTGGACAAAAAGTGTTAGTGGTTGATGATTTACTTGCAACTGGGGGAACAGTTGAAGCTACAATAAAATTAGTAGAAGAATTAGGAGGAGTTGTAGCAGGTTTAGCATTTTTAATAGAGCTTGTTGACTTAAAAGGAAGAGAGAGATTAGATAAATATCCTATAATTACATTAATGCAGTATTAA
- a CDS encoding ACT domain-containing protein: MTFKKKDTDNKEFYIVDKRILPKSIQNVIKVNDLILKTKMSKYSAIKKVGISRSTYYKYKDFIKPFYEGGEDRIYSLHLSLKDRVGILSDVLDVIAREKISILTVVQNMAVDGVAKSTVLIKLSESMQKKVDKIISKIGNVEGIADIRITGSN; encoded by the coding sequence ATGACATTCAAAAAGAAAGATACAGACAATAAAGAATTTTACATAGTGGATAAAAGAATTTTACCTAAGTCTATCCAAAATGTAATAAAGGTTAATGATTTAATATTAAAAACAAAAATGTCAAAGTACAGTGCAATTAAAAAGGTGGGAATAAGTAGAAGTACTTATTATAAATATAAAGATTTTATAAAGCCGTTTTATGAAGGAGGAGAGGATAGAATTTACAGCTTGCATCTATCTTTAAAAGATAGAGTTGGTATTTTGTCAGATGTTTTAGATGTTATAGCAAGAGAAAAAATAAGTATACTGACAGTAGTTCAAAATATGGCAGTTGATGGTGTAGCTAAATCAACAGTACTTATTAAACTATCTGAAAGTATGCAAAAAAAAGTTGATAAAATAATATCAAAAATTGGTAATGTAGAGGGAATAGCAGATATAAGAATAACAGGAAGTAATTAA
- the nrdR gene encoding transcriptional regulator NrdR yields the protein MKCPFCSSEDTKVVDSRTTIDGSTKRRRECNNCLKRFSTYERFEESPIYVVKKDNRRVKYEREKLLRGLTFATVKRNISREQLDKIITDIEKGIQNSLVSEISSKELGEKVLEKLRELDQVAYVRFASVYKEFNDIKSFIEIVEEIKKD from the coding sequence ATGAAATGTCCTTTTTGTAGTTCAGAAGATACAAAAGTAGTTGATAGCAGAACAACGATAGATGGCTCTACAAAGAGAAGAAGAGAATGTAATAATTGTTTAAAAAGATTTAGTACCTATGAAAGATTTGAAGAGAGTCCAATATATGTGGTAAAAAAAGATAATAGGCGTGTAAAATATGAAAGAGAAAAGCTTTTAAGAGGGCTTACTTTTGCAACAGTTAAAAGAAATATTAGTAGAGAGCAGTTAGATAAAATTATTACAGATATTGAAAAAGGCATACAAAACTCTTTGGTAAGTGAGATAAGTAGTAAAGAGTTAGGAGAAAAAGTTTTAGAAAAATTAAGAGAACTTGACCAAGTAGCCTATGTGAGATTTGCTTCTGTATATAAAGAGTTTAATGATATTAAATCTTTTATAGAGATTGTTGAAGAAATTAAAAAAGATTAG
- a CDS encoding tetratricopeptide repeat protein, with product MTVNKRIVVVMGLSILISGCLSANKEKNYNFIKGLNEYQKNDKVSALENYKKAYEVDKNNVVLLNEIAYLYVDLGNYNEAENYYKKALEIRPNDENSLKNLLELLYTQNKIIEMKKYIPMIINRNSFVYNLNNFRVAILENKKIEIEQSLLRISSNDRFLEEYNESFYTDLLGIANLSENTIKYSNAIFEKAYKKYSNKNIVKIYANFLIEIKEYRKAEDILMKYIVNSEDNLDEYALLKTLYTKENNKQKLESLKKILRNKI from the coding sequence ATGACTGTGAATAAGAGGATAGTAGTAGTTATGGGACTAAGTATTTTGATTTCAGGTTGTTTAAGTGCTAATAAAGAAAAGAATTATAATTTTATCAAAGGATTAAATGAATATCAGAAAAATGATAAAGTTTCTGCTTTAGAAAATTATAAGAAAGCTTATGAAGTAGATAAAAATAATGTAGTTTTATTAAATGAAATAGCTTATTTATATGTTGATTTAGGAAATTATAATGAAGCAGAAAATTACTATAAAAAAGCATTAGAAATAAGACCTAATGATGAAAATTCTTTAAAAAATTTATTAGAGTTATTGTATACTCAAAATAAAATAATTGAAATGAAGAAATATATCCCTATGATTATAAATAGAAATAGTTTTGTCTATAATCTTAATAATTTTAGAGTAGCTATTTTAGAAAATAAAAAAATTGAAATAGAGCAGTCTTTGTTAAGGATAAGTTCTAATGATAGGTTTTTAGAAGAATATAATGAAAGTTTTTATACAGATTTATTAGGTATTGCAAATTTATCAGAAAATACAATAAAGTATTCTAATGCTATTTTTGAAAAAGCTTATAAAAAGTATTCAAATAAAAATATAGTAAAAATATATGCTAATTTCTTGATAGAAATAAAGGAATATAGAAAAGCAGAAGATATTTTAATGAAATATATTGTTAATAGTGAAGATAATTTGGATGAGTATGCACTTTTAAAAACATTGTATACAAAAGAAAATAATAAACAAAAATTAGAAAGTTTAAAAAAGATTTTAAGAAATAAAATATAA
- the tgt gene encoding tRNA guanosine(34) transglycosylase Tgt: MKLPVIYKIENKDEKARAGVITTPHGEIETPVFMPVGTQATVKTMSKEELIDIGSEIILGNTYHLYLRPNDELIARLGGLHKFMNWDRPILTDSGGFQVFSLGSLRKIKEEGVYFSSHIDGSKHFISPEKSIQIQNNLGSDIAMLFDECPPGLSSREYIIPSIERTTRWAKRCVEAHQKKDSQGLFAIVQGGIYEDLRQKSLDELSEMDENFSGYAIGGLAVGEPREDMYRILDYIVEKCPEEKPRYLMGVGEPVDMLNAVESGIDMMDCVQPTRLARHGTVFTKDGRLVIKSERYKEDTKPLDEECDCYVCRNYSRAYIRHLIKVQEVLGLRLTSYHNLYFLIRLMKDAREAIKEKRFKEFKENFIKRYENK, encoded by the coding sequence ATGAAGTTACCAGTTATATATAAAATAGAAAATAAGGATGAAAAAGCAAGAGCAGGAGTGATAACAACTCCTCATGGAGAAATAGAAACTCCCGTTTTTATGCCAGTGGGAACACAAGCCACTGTAAAAACTATGTCAAAAGAGGAATTAATTGATATAGGTAGTGAAATAATTTTAGGAAATACCTATCATCTTTATTTAAGACCAAATGATGAATTGATAGCTAGATTAGGAGGATTACACAAATTTATGAATTGGGATAGACCAATTCTTACAGATAGTGGGGGCTTTCAAGTTTTCAGCTTAGGTTCACTTAGAAAAATTAAAGAAGAAGGAGTATATTTCAGTTCACATATAGATGGCTCTAAACATTTTATATCTCCTGAAAAATCTATACAAATACAGAATAACCTTGGTTCAGATATTGCTATGCTTTTTGATGAATGTCCACCAGGGCTTTCATCAAGAGAGTATATAATTCCCTCAATAGAAAGAACTACAAGATGGGCAAAAAGATGTGTTGAAGCACATCAAAAAAAAGATAGCCAAGGATTGTTTGCAATAGTTCAAGGTGGAATTTATGAAGATTTAAGGCAAAAAAGTTTAGATGAATTAAGTGAAATGGATGAAAATTTTTCTGGTTATGCAATAGGAGGACTTGCTGTTGGAGAGCCAAGAGAAGATATGTATAGAATACTTGACTATATTGTAGAGAAGTGTCCAGAAGAAAAACCTAGATATTTAATGGGAGTTGGAGAGCCTGTTGATATGCTAAATGCAGTTGAAAGTGGTATAGATATGATGGATTGTGTTCAACCAACTAGACTTGCAAGACATGGAACAGTCTTTACAAAAGATGGTAGACTTGTTATAAAAAGTGAAAGATATAAGGAAGATACAAAACCACTTGATGAAGAATGTGATTGTTATGTATGTAGAAATTATTCAAGAGCATATATAAGGCATTTAATAAAAGTTCAAGAAGTTTTAGGACTTCGTTTAACATCCTATCATAATCTATATTTTTTAATTAGACTTATGAAAGATGCAAGGGAAGCAATAAAAGAAAAAAGATTTAAAGAATTTAAAGAAAATTTTATAAAAAGATATGAAAATAAATAA
- a CDS encoding bifunctional 5,10-methylenetetrahydrofolate dehydrogenase/5,10-methenyltetrahydrofolate cyclohydrolase, giving the protein MLMDGKELAKEIKAKIKAEIDDIKKKHNINPMVATILVGDNPASQVYLNSQIKSYQDLGIGVQKYFFSEEISEAYLLNLIDKLNKDTEVDGIMINLPLPPQINATKVLNSIKLIKDVDGFKAENLGLLFQNNEGFTSPSTPAGIMALIEKYNIDLEGKDVVVVGSSNIVGKPIAALILNSRGTVTICNIYTKNLAEKTKNADILISAVGKAKLITEDMVKEGAVVIDVGINRVNGKLEGDVDFENVQKKASHITPVPGGVGALTVAMLLSNILKSFKANRGII; this is encoded by the coding sequence ATGTTAATGGATGGGAAAGAGTTAGCAAAAGAGATTAAAGCTAAAATAAAAGCCGAGATTGATGATATAAAAAAAAAACATAATATTAATCCAATGGTAGCTACTATATTAGTTGGAGATAATCCAGCTTCACAAGTGTATTTAAATTCACAAATAAAATCATATCAAGATTTAGGAATAGGAGTCCAAAAATATTTTTTTAGTGAAGAGATATCTGAGGCTTATCTTTTAAATTTAATTGATAAATTAAATAAAGATACAGAAGTAGATGGAATAATGATAAATTTACCACTACCACCTCAAATAAATGCAACAAAAGTTTTAAATAGTATAAAACTTATTAAAGATGTAGATGGTTTTAAAGCAGAAAATTTAGGTTTATTATTTCAAAATAATGAAGGTTTTACATCTCCATCTACACCAGCAGGAATAATGGCTTTAATAGAAAAATATAATATAGATTTAGAAGGAAAAGATGTAGTTGTAGTAGGTAGTAGTAATATAGTTGGAAAACCTATTGCAGCTTTGATTCTGAATAGTCGTGGAACAGTTACCATTTGTAATATTTATACTAAAAATTTAGCAGAAAAAACAAAAAATGCAGATATATTAATATCAGCAGTAGGAAAAGCTAAACTTATTACAGAAGATATGGTAAAGGAGGGTGCAGTAGTAATAGATGTTGGAATAAATAGAGTTAATGGTAAATTAGAGGGGGATGTTGATTTTGAAAATGTTCAAAAGAAAGCATCACATATAACACCTGTTCCAGGAGGAGTAGGGGCATTAACAGTTGCTATGTTATTATCTAATATTTTAAAATCATTTAAAGCTAATAGAGGAATAATTTAA
- a CDS encoding hemolysin family protein, which produces MDTYLNVLILVILILLSGFFSAAEAALSAYRSNYLEKLDEEKYPKKYAVMKKWLKDPNSMLTGIVICNNIVNILASSIATIVIVNYFGNKGSSVALATAIMTILILIFGEITPKLMARNNSEKIAEGVSLIIYALSIILTPAVYALIFISRLVGRILGVNMTSPQLMITEEDIISYVNVGNAEGIIEEDEKEMIHSIVTLGETNAKEVMTPRTSMLAFEGTKTINEVWDEIIDNGFSRIPIYEETIDNIIGILYVKDLMEHIKNNELDLPIKQFIRSAYFVPETKSIIEILKEFRGLKVHIAMVLDEYGGVVGLVTIEDLIEEIVGEIRDEYDDEEESFFKKIADNEYEVDAMTDIETINKDLGLNLPISEDYESLGGLIVTTTGKICEVGDEVQIDNIYLRVLEVDKMRVSKVFIRILEEEKEEE; this is translated from the coding sequence TTGGACACGTATCTGAATGTGTTGATATTGGTAATTTTAATTTTATTATCTGGATTTTTTTCAGCAGCTGAAGCAGCGTTATCAGCTTACAGGTCTAATTATTTAGAAAAGTTAGATGAAGAAAAATATCCTAAAAAATATGCAGTAATGAAAAAATGGCTAAAAGATCCAAATTCTATGCTAACAGGCATAGTAATTTGCAATAATATAGTCAATATCCTAGCTTCATCAATAGCAACTATTGTGATAGTAAATTATTTTGGGAATAAAGGTTCATCAGTGGCATTAGCAACTGCAATAATGACTATATTAATTTTAATTTTTGGAGAAATAACTCCAAAACTTATGGCTAGAAATAATAGTGAAAAAATAGCAGAAGGAGTATCTTTGATAATATATGCATTATCAATCATATTAACTCCTGCTGTATATGCTTTGATATTTATATCAAGACTTGTAGGAAGAATACTTGGTGTAAATATGACAAGCCCACAACTAATGATAACAGAAGAAGATATAATTTCTTATGTGAATGTTGGGAATGCAGAAGGTATCATTGAAGAAGATGAAAAAGAAATGATACATTCAATAGTAACTTTGGGAGAAACAAATGCTAAGGAGGTTATGACACCAAGAACTTCAATGCTTGCTTTTGAAGGAACTAAAACAATAAATGAAGTTTGGGATGAAATAATAGATAATGGATTTTCAAGAATACCTATTTATGAGGAAACTATTGATAATATAATAGGGATTTTATATGTTAAAGATTTGATGGAACATATAAAAAATAATGAATTAGACTTACCTATAAAACAATTTATAAGATCAGCTTATTTTGTTCCTGAAACAAAATCTATTATAGAAATTTTAAAAGAATTTAGAGGTTTAAAAGTCCATATAGCAATGGTTTTAGACGAATATGGTGGAGTTGTAGGACTTGTAACAATAGAAGATTTGATAGAAGAAATTGTTGGTGAAATAAGAGATGAATATGACGATGAGGAAGAAAGTTTCTTTAAAAAAATAGCTGACAATGAATATGAAGTTGATGCAATGACTGATATAGAAACTATTAATAAAGATTTAGGATTGAATTTGCCTATATCAGAAGATTATGAAAGTTTAGGTGGACTTATAGTTACAACTACTGGTAAAATATGTGAAGTTGGAGATGAGGTTCAAATAGATAATATTTATTTAAGGGTTTTAGAAGTAGATAAAATGAGAGTTTCAAAAGTCTTTATAAGAATTTTGGAAGAGGAAAAAGAAGAAGAATGA
- the mgtE gene encoding magnesium transporter translates to MEEIVELLEQNRLAELKEILIKENPIDIAEVFEEFPKEKDLIIFKLLPKDFSSEVFSYLSPEKQQEVIENITDEEIKFIMEDMYLDDTVDFIEEMPANIVDKILKNTSHDKRKLINQMLKYPENSAGSVMTVEYISFKDNCTVKQAIDYYRKIAIDKEETDICFVTDSKKKLVGIISLKTLILSNDDSYIKDEMDTNFISVLTKDDQEEIAALFRKYDLTTMPVVDHEDRLVGVITVDDIVDVIDQENTEDIQKMAAMNPSDEEYLKESVMSLAKHRILWLLVLMISATFTGMVIKKYEEVLQSAVYLAVFIPMLMDTGGNAGSQSATLIIRGIALEEIEFSDIFKVIWKELRVSILVGFILSGINFLRIYYFTKSGFETSLVVAISMFLTIIMAKVIGGVLPLVAKSLKIDPAIMASPLITTIVDTAALIIYFQLSVIFLHIQ, encoded by the coding sequence TTGGAAGAAATAGTTGAATTATTAGAACAAAACAGATTAGCCGAATTAAAAGAAATTTTAATTAAAGAAAATCCTATTGATATTGCAGAAGTATTTGAGGAATTTCCCAAAGAGAAAGACTTAATAATATTTAAGTTACTGCCAAAAGATTTTTCATCAGAGGTTTTTTCTTACTTATCTCCTGAGAAACAACAAGAAGTTATTGAAAATATAACAGATGAAGAGATAAAATTCATTATGGAAGATATGTATCTTGATGATACAGTGGATTTTATAGAAGAGATGCCAGCAAATATTGTAGATAAGATATTAAAAAACACATCTCATGATAAAAGAAAATTGATAAATCAAATGTTAAAATATCCAGAAAATTCAGCTGGCAGTGTTATGACTGTGGAATATATATCTTTTAAAGATAATTGCACAGTGAAGCAAGCAATAGATTATTATAGGAAAATTGCAATAGACAAAGAAGAAACAGATATTTGTTTTGTAACAGATAGTAAAAAGAAGTTGGTTGGGATAATATCATTAAAGACTTTGATTTTATCCAATGATGATTCATATATAAAGGATGAAATGGATACTAATTTTATAAGTGTTTTAACAAAAGATGACCAAGAAGAAATAGCAGCATTATTTAGAAAATATGATTTAACTACTATGCCAGTTGTAGACCATGAAGATAGACTTGTTGGAGTTATAACAGTAGATGATATAGTAGATGTAATTGACCAAGAAAATACAGAAGATATACAAAAGATGGCAGCTATGAATCCATCTGATGAAGAATATTTAAAAGAGTCTGTAATGTCTCTTGCAAAACATAGAATACTATGGTTATTAGTTCTTATGATTTCTGCAACATTTACAGGTATGGTTATAAAAAAATATGAAGAGGTATTACAATCAGCAGTTTACCTTGCTGTTTTTATTCCTATGCTTATGGATACAGGAGGAAATGCTGGTTCTCAATCAGCAACTCTTATTATTCGTGGAATAGCTTTGGAAGAAATAGAATTTTCAGATATATTTAAAGTTATTTGGAAAGAACTTAGAGTAAGTATTTTAGTTGGATTTATATTATCAGGAATAAATTTTTTAAGAATTTACTATTTTACAAAATCTGGTTTTGAAACATCACTGGTTGTAGCTATAAGTATGTTTTTGACCATAATAATGGCAAAGGTTATAGGAGGAGTTTTACCACTTGTAGCTAAATCTTTAAAAATTGACCCTGCTATTATGGCAAGTCCTCTTATCACAACAATAGTTGATACAGCAGCACTTATTATATATTTTCAACTATCAGTAATATTTTTACACATACAATAA
- the fmt gene encoding methionyl-tRNA formyltransferase: protein MRIVFMGTPVFALPSLEKIYKEHEVIAVFTKVDKPNTRGKKINYSPIKEFALANNLKIYQPENFKDETLIEEIKNMQPDLIVIVAYGKILPKEIIDIPKYGVINLHSSLLPRFRGAAPINAAIINGDKKSGVSIMYVEEELDAGAVILQEETKITDEDTFLSLHDRLKDMGADLLLKAIELIEKGEVKAQKQDKKLVTFVKPFRKEDCKIDWTKRSREIFNFIRGMNPVPTAFSNLNGTIIKIYETKINDKVYSNATCGEIVEYLKGKGIVVKTSDGSLIITSAKPENKKQMSGVDLINGKFLKIGEKLC, encoded by the coding sequence ATGAGAATTGTTTTTATGGGAACACCTGTATTTGCTCTTCCCAGTTTAGAAAAAATTTATAAAGAACATGAAGTAATAGCAGTATTTACAAAAGTTGATAAACCTAATACTAGAGGGAAAAAGATAAATTATTCTCCAATAAAAGAATTTGCTTTGGCTAATAATTTAAAAATTTATCAACCTGAAAATTTTAAAGATGAGACTTTAATTGAAGAAATAAAAAATATGCAACCTGATTTAATAGTGATAGTTGCCTATGGAAAAATTTTACCAAAAGAAATAATAGATATTCCTAAGTATGGAGTAATAAATTTACATTCTTCATTATTGCCAAGATTTAGAGGGGCAGCACCTATAAATGCAGCTATAATAAATGGAGATAAAAAAAGTGGAGTATCTATAATGTATGTAGAGGAAGAGTTAGATGCTGGGGCTGTAATTCTTCAAGAAGAAACAAAAATTACAGACGAGGATACATTTTTAAGTCTACATGATAGATTAAAAGATATGGGGGCAGATTTATTGCTTAAAGCTATTGAGCTTATAGAAAAAGGAGAAGTAAAAGCACAAAAGCAAGATAAAAAATTAGTAACATTTGTGAAACCTTTTAGAAAAGAAGATTGCAAAATAGATTGGACTAAGAGAAGCAGAGAAATTTTTAATTTTATTAGAGGTATGAATCCAGTACCAACTGCTTTTTCCAATTTGAATGGAACAATAATAAAGATATATGAAACAAAAATTAATGATAAAGTTTACAGTAATGCAACTTGTGGGGAAATAGTTGAATACTTAAAAGGAAAAGGAATTGTTGTAAAGACAAGTGACGGAAGCCTTATAATAACTTCTGCTAAACCAGAAAATAAAAAACAGATGTCAGGTGTAGATTTAATCAATGGTAAATTTTTGAAAATAGGTGAGAAACTATGTTAA